CTTGCTTTGAAGCCCTTCAATCGTGGTGACCTGCCGCCCCGCAACTGCCGACAGCGGCAACACGCAGGATCGCACCGCCTGTCCGTCCAAATGCACCGTGCAGGCTCCGCACAGGGCCATGCCGCAACCGAACTTCGTTCCGTGAAGGCCCGCTATTTCACGCAGCGCCCACAACAGAGGCATCGTGGGATCGGCATCCAGGGTGGCGGACTGCCCATTCAGGACGAAAATAGTCGGCATGATTCAACTCCCGCGAGTGATGA
The Pirellulales bacterium DNA segment above includes these coding regions:
- a CDS encoding (2Fe-2S)-binding protein, which produces MPTIFVLNGQSATLDADPTMPLLWALREIAGLHGTKFGCGMALCGACTVHLDGQAVRSCVLPLSAVAGRQVTTIEGLQSKQAKAVQAAWVALQVPQCGYCQSGQIMSATALLEKNSTPTDADIDSAMSGNICRCATYPRIRAAIHSAAAAAGA